A genomic window from Peromyscus maniculatus bairdii isolate BWxNUB_F1_BW_parent chromosome 1, HU_Pman_BW_mat_3.1, whole genome shotgun sequence includes:
- the Umod gene encoding uromodulin isoform X1 codes for MNGSVLSSWVQVFPGPEGRAGKMRPMFFLTWILAVMVVTPWLTVAGASNSSETRRCSECHSNATCMLDGVVTTCSCQKGFIGDGLVCEDMNECAIPGAHNCSDNGICLNTLGSYECTCQNGFRLTPELGCTDVDECTELGLSDCHALATCVNTEGNYSCVCPKGYEGDGWHCECSPGSCGPGLDCLPQGPGGALVCEDPCNAYETLSEYWRSSEYGAGYSCDSDLHGWYRFTGQGGVRMAETCVPVLRCNTAAPMWLNGSHPSSSEGIVSRMACAHWSGHCCLWSTEVQVKACRGGYYVYNLTAPPECNLAYCTDPSSVEGTCEECRVDEDCISDNGRWRCQCKQDLNITDVSLLEHRLECGANDIKMSLSKCQLQSLGFMKVFMYLSDSHCSGFSESGERDWMSVVTPARDGPCGTVLRTNETHATYSNTLYLANEIIIRDIIIRINFECSYPLDMKVSLKTSLQPMVSALNISLGGTGMFTVRMALFQSPAYTQPYQGPSVMLSTEAFLYVGTMLDGGDLSRFVLLMTNCYATPSSNSTDPVKYFIIQDRCPHTEDTTIQVMENGESPQGRFSVQMFRFAGNYDLVYLHCEVYLCDSVNEQCKPTCSGTKLRSGNSIDQTRVLNLGPITRQGVQASVSKAASSNLRLLSIWMPLFLSATLTLMFH; via the exons ATGAATGGATCAGTCCTGTCCTCCTGGGTTCAG GTGTTTCCGGGACCAGAGGGAAGAGCAGGAAAGATGAGGCCGATGTTCTTCTTGACCTGGATACTAGCGGTAATGGTGGTAACCCCTTGGCTCACGGTAGCTGGAGCCAGTAATTCATCAGAAACAA GAAGGTGTTCTGAATGCCACAGCAATGCTACCTGTATGCTGGATGGAGTGGTCACGACATGCTCCTGCCAGAAGGGTTTCATTGGTGACGGACTGGTGTGTGAGGACATGAATGAGTGTGCCATCCCGGGAGCTCACAATTGCTCTGACAACGGCATCTGCTTGAACACACTGGGTTCCTATGAGTGTACTTGCCAGAATGGCTTCCGTCTGACCCCTGAGCTGGGCTGCACTGATGTGGATGAGTGCACAGAGCTGGGACTCAGTGACTGCCATGCCCTGGCCACCTGTGTCAACACGGAGGGCAACTACTCATGCGTGTGTCCCAAGGGCTACGAAGGGGATGGTTGGCACTGTGAGTGCTCCCCAGGCTCCTGTGGGCCGGGTCTGGACTGCTTGCCCCAGGGCCCAGGTGGAGCACTGGTGTGTGAGGACCCCTGCAATgcgtatgagaccctgtctgaataCTGGCGCAGTTCTGAGTACGGTGCTGGCTACTCCTGTGACTCAGATCTGCATGGCTGGTACCGGTTCACAGGCCAGGGGGGCGTGCGCATGGCTGAGACCTGTGTGCCGGTCCTGCGATGCAACACGGCTGCACCCATGTGGCTCAATGGCTCACATCCTTCGAGCAGCGAGGGCATCGTTAGCCGCATGGCCTGTGCGCACTGGAGCGGCCACTGCTGTCTGTGGTCCACAGAGGTCCAAGTGAAGGCCTGCAGAGGTGGTTACTATGTTTACAACCTGACTGCGCCCCCTGAGTGTAATCTGGCTTACTGCACAG ATCCTAGCTCCGTGGAGGGTACTTGCGAAGAGTGCAGGGTGGACGAAGACTGCATATCGGATAACGGCAGATGGCGCTGCCAGTGTAAACAGGACTTGAACATCACAG ATGTCTCCCTCCTGGAGCACAGGCTGGAGTGTGGGGCCAATGACATCAAGATGTCCCTCAGCAAATGCCAGCTGCAGAGTCTGGGCTTTATGAAGGTCTTCATGTACCTGAGTGACAGCCATTGCTCAGGCTTCAGTGAGAGCGGTGAACGAGACTGGATGTCCGTGGTGACCCCTGCCCGGGATGGCCCCTGTGGGACAGTGTTGAGA ACAAATGAAACCCATGCCACCTATAGCAACACCCTCTACCTGGCAAATGAGATCATCATTCGTGACATCATCATCAGAATCAACTTTGAATGCTCTTACCCCCTGGACATGAAAGTCAGCCTGAAGACATCCCTACAGCCCATGGTCAG TGCCCTGAACATCAGCTTGGGTGGAACAGGCATGTTCACCGTGCGGATGGCACTGTTCCAGAGCCCTGCCTACACACAGCCCTACCAAGGTCCCTCTGTGATGCTGTCCACAGAGGCTTTTCTGTATGTGGGCACCATGCTGGATGGGGGTGACTTGTCCCGGTTTGTACTGCTAATGACCAACTGCTACGCCACACCCAGTAGCAACTCCACAGACCCTGTGAAATACTTCATTATCCAGGACAG ATGTCCACACACAGAGGATACAACCATCCAGGTGATGGAGAATGGCGAGTCCCCTCAGGGCCGATTTTCTGTTCAGATGTTCCGGTTTGCAGGAAATTACGACCTGGTCTACCTGCACTGCGAGGTGTACCTGTGTGACTCTGTGAATGAACAGTGCAAACCT ACCTGCTCTGGTACTAAACTTAGAAGTGGGAACTCCATAGATCAGACCCGTGTCCTGAACTTGGGTCCCATCACACGGCAAG GTGTCCAGGCCTCTGTGTCCAAGGCTGCTTCCAGCAACCTGA ggCTCCTGAGCATCTGGatgcctctgtttctctcagcCACTTTGACCCTGATGTTTCACTGA
- the Umod gene encoding uromodulin isoform X4, producing the protein MRPMFFLTWILAVMVVTPWLTVAGASNSSETRRCSECHSNATCMLDGVVTTCSCQKGFIGDGLVCEDMNECAIPGAHNCSDNGICLNTLGSYECTCQNGFRLTPELGCTDVDECTELGLSDCHALATCVNTEGNYSCVCPKGYEGDGWHCECSPGSCGPGLDCLPQGPGGALVCEDPCNAYETLSEYWRSSEYGAGYSCDSDLHGWYRFTGQGGVRMAETCVPVLRCNTAAPMWLNGSHPSSSEGIVSRMACAHWSGHCCLWSTEVQVKACRGGYYVYNLTAPPECNLAYCTDPSSVEGTCEECRVDEDCISDNGRWRCQCKQDLNITDVSLLEHRLECGANDIKMSLSKCQLQSLGFMKVFMYLSDSHCSGFSESGERDWMSVVTPARDGPCGTVLRTNETHATYSNTLYLANEIIIRDIIIRINFECSYPLDMKVSLKTSLQPMVSALNISLGGTGMFTVRMALFQSPAYTQPYQGPSVMLSTEAFLYVGTMLDGGDLSRFVLLMTNCYATPSSNSTDPVKYFIIQDRCPHTEDTTIQVMENGESPQGRFSVQMFRFAGNYDLVYLHCEVYLCDSVNEQCKPTCSGTKLRSGNSIDQTRVLNLGPITRQGVQASVSKAASSNLRLLSIWMPLFLSATLTLMFH; encoded by the exons ATGAGGCCGATGTTCTTCTTGACCTGGATACTAGCGGTAATGGTGGTAACCCCTTGGCTCACGGTAGCTGGAGCCAGTAATTCATCAGAAACAA GAAGGTGTTCTGAATGCCACAGCAATGCTACCTGTATGCTGGATGGAGTGGTCACGACATGCTCCTGCCAGAAGGGTTTCATTGGTGACGGACTGGTGTGTGAGGACATGAATGAGTGTGCCATCCCGGGAGCTCACAATTGCTCTGACAACGGCATCTGCTTGAACACACTGGGTTCCTATGAGTGTACTTGCCAGAATGGCTTCCGTCTGACCCCTGAGCTGGGCTGCACTGATGTGGATGAGTGCACAGAGCTGGGACTCAGTGACTGCCATGCCCTGGCCACCTGTGTCAACACGGAGGGCAACTACTCATGCGTGTGTCCCAAGGGCTACGAAGGGGATGGTTGGCACTGTGAGTGCTCCCCAGGCTCCTGTGGGCCGGGTCTGGACTGCTTGCCCCAGGGCCCAGGTGGAGCACTGGTGTGTGAGGACCCCTGCAATgcgtatgagaccctgtctgaataCTGGCGCAGTTCTGAGTACGGTGCTGGCTACTCCTGTGACTCAGATCTGCATGGCTGGTACCGGTTCACAGGCCAGGGGGGCGTGCGCATGGCTGAGACCTGTGTGCCGGTCCTGCGATGCAACACGGCTGCACCCATGTGGCTCAATGGCTCACATCCTTCGAGCAGCGAGGGCATCGTTAGCCGCATGGCCTGTGCGCACTGGAGCGGCCACTGCTGTCTGTGGTCCACAGAGGTCCAAGTGAAGGCCTGCAGAGGTGGTTACTATGTTTACAACCTGACTGCGCCCCCTGAGTGTAATCTGGCTTACTGCACAG ATCCTAGCTCCGTGGAGGGTACTTGCGAAGAGTGCAGGGTGGACGAAGACTGCATATCGGATAACGGCAGATGGCGCTGCCAGTGTAAACAGGACTTGAACATCACAG ATGTCTCCCTCCTGGAGCACAGGCTGGAGTGTGGGGCCAATGACATCAAGATGTCCCTCAGCAAATGCCAGCTGCAGAGTCTGGGCTTTATGAAGGTCTTCATGTACCTGAGTGACAGCCATTGCTCAGGCTTCAGTGAGAGCGGTGAACGAGACTGGATGTCCGTGGTGACCCCTGCCCGGGATGGCCCCTGTGGGACAGTGTTGAGA ACAAATGAAACCCATGCCACCTATAGCAACACCCTCTACCTGGCAAATGAGATCATCATTCGTGACATCATCATCAGAATCAACTTTGAATGCTCTTACCCCCTGGACATGAAAGTCAGCCTGAAGACATCCCTACAGCCCATGGTCAG TGCCCTGAACATCAGCTTGGGTGGAACAGGCATGTTCACCGTGCGGATGGCACTGTTCCAGAGCCCTGCCTACACACAGCCCTACCAAGGTCCCTCTGTGATGCTGTCCACAGAGGCTTTTCTGTATGTGGGCACCATGCTGGATGGGGGTGACTTGTCCCGGTTTGTACTGCTAATGACCAACTGCTACGCCACACCCAGTAGCAACTCCACAGACCCTGTGAAATACTTCATTATCCAGGACAG ATGTCCACACACAGAGGATACAACCATCCAGGTGATGGAGAATGGCGAGTCCCCTCAGGGCCGATTTTCTGTTCAGATGTTCCGGTTTGCAGGAAATTACGACCTGGTCTACCTGCACTGCGAGGTGTACCTGTGTGACTCTGTGAATGAACAGTGCAAACCT ACCTGCTCTGGTACTAAACTTAGAAGTGGGAACTCCATAGATCAGACCCGTGTCCTGAACTTGGGTCCCATCACACGGCAAG GTGTCCAGGCCTCTGTGTCCAAGGCTGCTTCCAGCAACCTGA ggCTCCTGAGCATCTGGatgcctctgtttctctcagcCACTTTGACCCTGATGTTTCACTGA
- the Umod gene encoding uromodulin isoform X2: MSTPFSVFPGPEGRAGKMRPMFFLTWILAVMVVTPWLTVAGASNSSETRRCSECHSNATCMLDGVVTTCSCQKGFIGDGLVCEDMNECAIPGAHNCSDNGICLNTLGSYECTCQNGFRLTPELGCTDVDECTELGLSDCHALATCVNTEGNYSCVCPKGYEGDGWHCECSPGSCGPGLDCLPQGPGGALVCEDPCNAYETLSEYWRSSEYGAGYSCDSDLHGWYRFTGQGGVRMAETCVPVLRCNTAAPMWLNGSHPSSSEGIVSRMACAHWSGHCCLWSTEVQVKACRGGYYVYNLTAPPECNLAYCTDPSSVEGTCEECRVDEDCISDNGRWRCQCKQDLNITDVSLLEHRLECGANDIKMSLSKCQLQSLGFMKVFMYLSDSHCSGFSESGERDWMSVVTPARDGPCGTVLRTNETHATYSNTLYLANEIIIRDIIIRINFECSYPLDMKVSLKTSLQPMVSALNISLGGTGMFTVRMALFQSPAYTQPYQGPSVMLSTEAFLYVGTMLDGGDLSRFVLLMTNCYATPSSNSTDPVKYFIIQDRCPHTEDTTIQVMENGESPQGRFSVQMFRFAGNYDLVYLHCEVYLCDSVNEQCKPTCSGTKLRSGNSIDQTRVLNLGPITRQGVQASVSKAASSNLRLLSIWMPLFLSATLTLMFH, from the exons ATGTCAACTCCCTTCTCT GTGTTTCCGGGACCAGAGGGAAGAGCAGGAAAGATGAGGCCGATGTTCTTCTTGACCTGGATACTAGCGGTAATGGTGGTAACCCCTTGGCTCACGGTAGCTGGAGCCAGTAATTCATCAGAAACAA GAAGGTGTTCTGAATGCCACAGCAATGCTACCTGTATGCTGGATGGAGTGGTCACGACATGCTCCTGCCAGAAGGGTTTCATTGGTGACGGACTGGTGTGTGAGGACATGAATGAGTGTGCCATCCCGGGAGCTCACAATTGCTCTGACAACGGCATCTGCTTGAACACACTGGGTTCCTATGAGTGTACTTGCCAGAATGGCTTCCGTCTGACCCCTGAGCTGGGCTGCACTGATGTGGATGAGTGCACAGAGCTGGGACTCAGTGACTGCCATGCCCTGGCCACCTGTGTCAACACGGAGGGCAACTACTCATGCGTGTGTCCCAAGGGCTACGAAGGGGATGGTTGGCACTGTGAGTGCTCCCCAGGCTCCTGTGGGCCGGGTCTGGACTGCTTGCCCCAGGGCCCAGGTGGAGCACTGGTGTGTGAGGACCCCTGCAATgcgtatgagaccctgtctgaataCTGGCGCAGTTCTGAGTACGGTGCTGGCTACTCCTGTGACTCAGATCTGCATGGCTGGTACCGGTTCACAGGCCAGGGGGGCGTGCGCATGGCTGAGACCTGTGTGCCGGTCCTGCGATGCAACACGGCTGCACCCATGTGGCTCAATGGCTCACATCCTTCGAGCAGCGAGGGCATCGTTAGCCGCATGGCCTGTGCGCACTGGAGCGGCCACTGCTGTCTGTGGTCCACAGAGGTCCAAGTGAAGGCCTGCAGAGGTGGTTACTATGTTTACAACCTGACTGCGCCCCCTGAGTGTAATCTGGCTTACTGCACAG ATCCTAGCTCCGTGGAGGGTACTTGCGAAGAGTGCAGGGTGGACGAAGACTGCATATCGGATAACGGCAGATGGCGCTGCCAGTGTAAACAGGACTTGAACATCACAG ATGTCTCCCTCCTGGAGCACAGGCTGGAGTGTGGGGCCAATGACATCAAGATGTCCCTCAGCAAATGCCAGCTGCAGAGTCTGGGCTTTATGAAGGTCTTCATGTACCTGAGTGACAGCCATTGCTCAGGCTTCAGTGAGAGCGGTGAACGAGACTGGATGTCCGTGGTGACCCCTGCCCGGGATGGCCCCTGTGGGACAGTGTTGAGA ACAAATGAAACCCATGCCACCTATAGCAACACCCTCTACCTGGCAAATGAGATCATCATTCGTGACATCATCATCAGAATCAACTTTGAATGCTCTTACCCCCTGGACATGAAAGTCAGCCTGAAGACATCCCTACAGCCCATGGTCAG TGCCCTGAACATCAGCTTGGGTGGAACAGGCATGTTCACCGTGCGGATGGCACTGTTCCAGAGCCCTGCCTACACACAGCCCTACCAAGGTCCCTCTGTGATGCTGTCCACAGAGGCTTTTCTGTATGTGGGCACCATGCTGGATGGGGGTGACTTGTCCCGGTTTGTACTGCTAATGACCAACTGCTACGCCACACCCAGTAGCAACTCCACAGACCCTGTGAAATACTTCATTATCCAGGACAG ATGTCCACACACAGAGGATACAACCATCCAGGTGATGGAGAATGGCGAGTCCCCTCAGGGCCGATTTTCTGTTCAGATGTTCCGGTTTGCAGGAAATTACGACCTGGTCTACCTGCACTGCGAGGTGTACCTGTGTGACTCTGTGAATGAACAGTGCAAACCT ACCTGCTCTGGTACTAAACTTAGAAGTGGGAACTCCATAGATCAGACCCGTGTCCTGAACTTGGGTCCCATCACACGGCAAG GTGTCCAGGCCTCTGTGTCCAAGGCTGCTTCCAGCAACCTGA ggCTCCTGAGCATCTGGatgcctctgtttctctcagcCACTTTGACCCTGATGTTTCACTGA
- the Umod gene encoding uromodulin isoform X3, protein MNGSVLSSWVQVFPGPEGRAGKMRPMFFLTWILAVMVVTPWLTVAGASNSSETRRCSECHSNATCMLDGVVTTCSCQKGFIGDGLVCEDMNECAIPGAHNCSDNGICLNTLGSYECTCQNGFRLTPELGCTDVDECTELGLSDCHALATCVNTEGNYSCVCPKGYEGDGWHCECSPGSCGPGLDCLPQGPGGALVCEDPCNAYETLSEYWRSSEYGAGYSCDSDLHGWYRFTGQGGVRMAETCVPVLRCNTAAPMWLNGSHPSSSEGIVSRMACAHWSGHCCLWSTEVQVKACRGGYYVYNLTAPPECNLAYCTDPSSVEGTCEECRVDEDCISDNGRWRCQCKQDLNITDVSLLEHRLECGANDIKMSLSKCQLQSLGFMKVFMYLSDSHCSGFSESGERDWMSVVTPARDGPCGTVLRTNETHATYSNTLYLANEIIIRDIIIRINFECSYPLDMKVSLKTSLQPMVSALNISLGGTGMFTVRMALFQSPAYTQPYQGPSVMLSTEAFLYVGTMLDGGDLSRFVLLMTNCYATPSSNSTDPVKYFIIQDRCPHTEDTTIQVMENGESPQGRFSVQMFRFAGNYDLVYLHCEVYLCDSVNEQCKPTCSGTKLRSGNSIDQTRVLNLGPITRQGVQASVSKAASSNGS, encoded by the exons ATGAATGGATCAGTCCTGTCCTCCTGGGTTCAG GTGTTTCCGGGACCAGAGGGAAGAGCAGGAAAGATGAGGCCGATGTTCTTCTTGACCTGGATACTAGCGGTAATGGTGGTAACCCCTTGGCTCACGGTAGCTGGAGCCAGTAATTCATCAGAAACAA GAAGGTGTTCTGAATGCCACAGCAATGCTACCTGTATGCTGGATGGAGTGGTCACGACATGCTCCTGCCAGAAGGGTTTCATTGGTGACGGACTGGTGTGTGAGGACATGAATGAGTGTGCCATCCCGGGAGCTCACAATTGCTCTGACAACGGCATCTGCTTGAACACACTGGGTTCCTATGAGTGTACTTGCCAGAATGGCTTCCGTCTGACCCCTGAGCTGGGCTGCACTGATGTGGATGAGTGCACAGAGCTGGGACTCAGTGACTGCCATGCCCTGGCCACCTGTGTCAACACGGAGGGCAACTACTCATGCGTGTGTCCCAAGGGCTACGAAGGGGATGGTTGGCACTGTGAGTGCTCCCCAGGCTCCTGTGGGCCGGGTCTGGACTGCTTGCCCCAGGGCCCAGGTGGAGCACTGGTGTGTGAGGACCCCTGCAATgcgtatgagaccctgtctgaataCTGGCGCAGTTCTGAGTACGGTGCTGGCTACTCCTGTGACTCAGATCTGCATGGCTGGTACCGGTTCACAGGCCAGGGGGGCGTGCGCATGGCTGAGACCTGTGTGCCGGTCCTGCGATGCAACACGGCTGCACCCATGTGGCTCAATGGCTCACATCCTTCGAGCAGCGAGGGCATCGTTAGCCGCATGGCCTGTGCGCACTGGAGCGGCCACTGCTGTCTGTGGTCCACAGAGGTCCAAGTGAAGGCCTGCAGAGGTGGTTACTATGTTTACAACCTGACTGCGCCCCCTGAGTGTAATCTGGCTTACTGCACAG ATCCTAGCTCCGTGGAGGGTACTTGCGAAGAGTGCAGGGTGGACGAAGACTGCATATCGGATAACGGCAGATGGCGCTGCCAGTGTAAACAGGACTTGAACATCACAG ATGTCTCCCTCCTGGAGCACAGGCTGGAGTGTGGGGCCAATGACATCAAGATGTCCCTCAGCAAATGCCAGCTGCAGAGTCTGGGCTTTATGAAGGTCTTCATGTACCTGAGTGACAGCCATTGCTCAGGCTTCAGTGAGAGCGGTGAACGAGACTGGATGTCCGTGGTGACCCCTGCCCGGGATGGCCCCTGTGGGACAGTGTTGAGA ACAAATGAAACCCATGCCACCTATAGCAACACCCTCTACCTGGCAAATGAGATCATCATTCGTGACATCATCATCAGAATCAACTTTGAATGCTCTTACCCCCTGGACATGAAAGTCAGCCTGAAGACATCCCTACAGCCCATGGTCAG TGCCCTGAACATCAGCTTGGGTGGAACAGGCATGTTCACCGTGCGGATGGCACTGTTCCAGAGCCCTGCCTACACACAGCCCTACCAAGGTCCCTCTGTGATGCTGTCCACAGAGGCTTTTCTGTATGTGGGCACCATGCTGGATGGGGGTGACTTGTCCCGGTTTGTACTGCTAATGACCAACTGCTACGCCACACCCAGTAGCAACTCCACAGACCCTGTGAAATACTTCATTATCCAGGACAG ATGTCCACACACAGAGGATACAACCATCCAGGTGATGGAGAATGGCGAGTCCCCTCAGGGCCGATTTTCTGTTCAGATGTTCCGGTTTGCAGGAAATTACGACCTGGTCTACCTGCACTGCGAGGTGTACCTGTGTGACTCTGTGAATGAACAGTGCAAACCT ACCTGCTCTGGTACTAAACTTAGAAGTGGGAACTCCATAGATCAGACCCGTGTCCTGAACTTGGGTCCCATCACACGGCAAG GTGTCCAGGCCTCTGTGTCCAAGGCTGCTTCCAGCAAC ggCTCCTGA